TGAACTGACGGTTTGAAGTCATCTTCCCTGAAGATCTTATGAGTGCAATAGCTAGGACTAATTCCCTTGATATCGAAACTCTTCCAAGCTATTTCTTTCTTGTGTAACTTCAGCACCTTTATGAGTTCGGATGCGATGTGAGCTCTTTAGAGATGATTACTGGGTTTCATTCTAGAAATTTCTTTCCGATCTAACGAGTTGTAGCCTTCATGGAACTCTGATTCTTCTTATTTTAGGGCGGTGACTGACGCTATTTGTTCTTTCATTCTGGGAATTGTCCTTCGTAGTGACTCTTCTTCCGAaacttcttctttagtttcgaaggatGGCTCAGGAAATCCTTTACAGCTTTCTGCCAACTGTGGTTCCTGGTATACCGGGATGAAGTTTGTTTCTTCATGcggtcttctccttagtagaggtagTGGAATTCCTTCTCCTAGTGGTGCTATGATTGTGGTCGTGCCTTTAAGCGTACTTTCAGAGATTGGAGATGCTTGCGGATCAGATTATGTGTCGGTGGTTTCTTCAAAAAGTGATGAACACATTCTTCCAGAGGTCTGATCTTGGCCACATATGGCCATAGCTAGTTCCAGATATTCGTTAACGACTTTTTGAACAGAGTCTATCAGACCgacatcttcttccttaggatATTTCATGAGTTGGTCAACATTAAATGTGACTTACTCAGATCCGACTCTTAGTTTTAAAGACTTTTCGTGTACGTCGATCACGACCTTGGCGTTATTCAAGAATGGTCTACCAAGTATGAGTGGGACTTTCtcctcttcctcaatatccatgatGATGAAATCTACAGGAaatgcaaacttatccactctaactaggacatcctcaGTAATTCCACGGGGAagcttaactgatctgtccgcgagctgAATAGTCATTCTGGTTGGGTTTAAATCTATGAGTCCTAATTTCCTAAATAGAGAGTATGGCATTAAGttcacactggctcctaagtctactAAAGCGTTACGGATTTGGACATCTTGCAAGTAGCAAGGTACAGTAAATCTTCCTTTATCTCCTAGCTttgggggaataccatgttgtaatacCAACAAACACTCCTCACTTATATCTCTCTTCATCTCTTTTTTTTAAAgcaattctttgaaaaatttagcgcacttTGGCATCTCGACCAGAGCATCAACTATTCGTAAATTCAAATGTAAGTTCTTGATGATATCCAATATTTCACAAATTGGGCTTCCAGCCTTTCTTTCCTGAGTCTACCCAGGAAGGGTATACGTGCTCGCGGAATAATTTCCGTAGTTTTGGAGAGTACGGGGTCTAGTGGATTGACAACAtggtcaattgacacaggttctGTATCGGAAAGGTTTTGTTGGGAAGTATCCTCTTTATTTGCGGGATTATTGATGattgtttcttttcctcctctagttACAACCAGAGAATCAAACTCTTCATTATATGTTTCAATTTTAGCCATTAAC
The window above is part of the Rutidosis leptorrhynchoides isolate AG116_Rl617_1_P2 chromosome 1, CSIRO_AGI_Rlap_v1, whole genome shotgun sequence genome. Proteins encoded here:
- the LOC139895457 gene encoding uncharacterized protein, with the protein product MKRDISEECLLVLQHGIPPKLGDKGRFTVPCYLQDVQIRNALVDLGASVNLMPYSLFRKLGLIDLNPTRMTIQLADRSVKLPRGITEDVLVRVDKFAFPVDFIIMDIEEEEKVPLILGRPFLNNAKVVIDVHEKSLKLRVGSE